A DNA window from Rubrobacter calidifluminis contains the following coding sequences:
- a CDS encoding lytic transglycosylase domain-containing protein, giving the protein MEHRVRSATRISLAVFALASLLLAAFWSPVGAETQGENAAHDQYASDTGSPATSLTGENGPAAHHRREHPHRKDPLTHLINHRTNHLSLTENAGINAASARQPSKKKIEAKKRHIRRVIVRLRDEARAGRFTVPPATGGTPRGFARQMRIAHHQIAAYPVRNLPPRAYLHLYKKAAREYGFGRDWYILAAIGKIESDHGRNMGPSSAGALGPMQFLPSTWRVYGIDGDHDGVANIMDPRDAIPSAARYLRLNGAPRHWYRAIYAYNHAGWYVEKVLTVAHHYRELSER; this is encoded by the coding sequence ATGGAGCACCGGGTCCGGTCCGCGACGAGGATCTCACTCGCCGTTTTCGCCCTGGCGTCTCTGCTCCTGGCCGCTTTCTGGAGCCCGGTTGGCGCCGAGACACAGGGTGAGAACGCGGCTCACGACCAGTACGCGAGCGATACCGGCTCCCCCGCGACATCCCTCACCGGAGAAAACGGTCCCGCCGCCCACCACCGGCGGGAGCATCCCCATCGGAAAGACCCCCTCACCCACCTGATAAACCACCGGACGAACCACCTCTCCCTCACAGAGAACGCCGGCATAAACGCAGCATCAGCCAGACAACCCTCGAAGAAAAAGATCGAAGCAAAAAAGAGGCACATCCGGCGCGTGATCGTCCGGCTCAGGGATGAGGCCAGGGCCGGACGGTTCACCGTTCCCCCAGCGACGGGCGGCACGCCGCGGGGATTCGCCCGGCAGATGCGGATAGCGCACCACCAGATAGCCGCCTACCCAGTCCGCAACCTGCCGCCCAGGGCCTATCTCCACCTGTACAAAAAGGCCGCGAGAGAGTACGGCTTCGGCCGCGACTGGTACATCCTGGCCGCCATCGGCAAGATAGAATCCGATCACGGCAGGAACATGGGCCCGTCGAGCGCCGGCGCGCTGGGGCCGATGCAGTTTCTCCCCTCCACCTGGAGGGTGTACGGCATCGACGGCGACCACGACGGGGTCGCCAACATCATGGACCCGCGGGATGCGATCCCCTCGGCAGCCCGCTACCTCAGGCTGAACGGCGCACCGCGCCACTGGTACCGGGCGATCTACGCGTACAACCACGCCGGATGGTACGTGGAGAAGGTGCTCACTGTAGCCCATCACTACAGGGAGCTGTCCGAGAGGTAA